In one Myxocyprinus asiaticus isolate MX2 ecotype Aquarium Trade chromosome 29, UBuf_Myxa_2, whole genome shotgun sequence genomic region, the following are encoded:
- the LOC127420162 gene encoding tachykinin-3-like isoform X2 gives MYRGLVLLFLVLVLETRWSESSCQQSESQRSVSNESPSFRVSAHNLLRRYNDIDYDSFVGLMGRRNADDGIPPQRKREMHDIFVGLMGRRSSDSDTGRPWRKEYPEKNGGIFLNKCKLRFRRGL, from the exons ATGTATCGTGGATTAGTGTTACTCTTCTTGGTTTTGGTGCTGGAAACCCGATGGAGTGAATCAAGCTGCCAGCAGTCAGAGTCGCAAAGATCAGTTTCAAAC GAGAGTCCAAGTTTTCGAGTGTCGGCTCATAACTTGCTGAGAAGATATAATGACATAGATTATGACAGTTTCGTCGGATTAATGGGACGCAGAAACGCCG ATGATGGCATACCTCCTCAACGTAAAA GGGAAATGCATGACATTTTTGTTGGGCTCATGGGACGACGGAGCTCTGACTCTG ATACTGGGCGTCCGTGGAGGAAAGAGTATCCAGAAAAAAACGGGGGCATCTTCTTAAACAAGTGCAAACTGAG gTTTCGGCGTGGTTTATAG
- the LOC127420162 gene encoding tachykinin-3-like isoform X1 → MYRGLVLLFLVLVLETRWSESSCQQSESQRSVSNESPSFRVSAHNLLRRYNDIDYDSFVGLMGRRNADTDDGIPPQRKREMHDIFVGLMGRRSSDSDTGRPWRKEYPEKNGGIFLNKCKLRFRRGL, encoded by the exons ATGTATCGTGGATTAGTGTTACTCTTCTTGGTTTTGGTGCTGGAAACCCGATGGAGTGAATCAAGCTGCCAGCAGTCAGAGTCGCAAAGATCAGTTTCAAAC GAGAGTCCAAGTTTTCGAGTGTCGGCTCATAACTTGCTGAGAAGATATAATGACATAGATTATGACAGTTTCGTCGGATTAATGGGACGCAGAAACGCCG ACACAGATGATGGCATACCTCCTCAACGTAAAA GGGAAATGCATGACATTTTTGTTGGGCTCATGGGACGACGGAGCTCTGACTCTG ATACTGGGCGTCCGTGGAGGAAAGAGTATCCAGAAAAAAACGGGGGCATCTTCTTAAACAAGTGCAAACTGAG gTTTCGGCGTGGTTTATAG